A genomic window from Nocardioides jiangxiensis includes:
- a CDS encoding ATP-binding protein — protein sequence MHSLLIANRGEIARRVIRTARAQGIRTIAVFTEADRDALHVHEADLAVQVPGYLDIASIVAAATDNADPSSTGVHPGYGFLSENAAFARAVEEAGLVWVGPQPQVIDAMGRKDRARAIAEAAGVPVVPRGEDAATAEPDQEWGPVLVKAAAGGGGKGMRVVRRADELPAAMEAAAREAAKAFGDDTLLIEKYVERGRHIEVQVFGDTRGNVVHLFERDCSPQRRHQKVLEEAPAPTLTEAQRTLVTTSAVALARQVGYQGAGTVEFLLDAASGAAYFLEMNTRLQVEHPVTEEVVRVRGERLDLVALQLRIADGEPLGFTQDDVTVEGHAIEARVYAEDAWGGFLPQAGTATYVSWPGTRPVSARGSSRRGTSPVSARHEPRLGASGEGARVRVDHALASGQVVGTGFDPMLGKVIAVGTDREEARRTLVAALDDTVVLGLTTNTGFLRHLAASDAFRDAEVDTAWLDRTELARPDDTRARLAAGWAAQRAEAERYPSALRPDGWRDGGPAAPVVRHGVEVPSRDPHLPACVRLGRDRDEVVLEGERFVLEHPGADRDHAVAAGGDVLAPMPGTVLAVRVEVGQQVARGDVLGVLEAMKMELSLTAPFDGTVTEVAATPGAQVALGARLFEVVGAESTA from the coding sequence ATGCACTCTCTCCTCATCGCCAACCGCGGCGAGATCGCCCGCCGCGTGATCCGCACCGCTCGCGCCCAGGGCATCCGGACGATCGCGGTCTTCACCGAGGCGGACCGCGACGCCCTGCACGTGCACGAGGCGGACCTCGCCGTGCAGGTGCCGGGCTACCTCGACATCGCGTCGATCGTCGCCGCGGCCACCGACAACGCGGACCCGTCCTCCACAGGCGTCCACCCGGGGTACGGCTTCCTCTCCGAGAACGCCGCGTTCGCCCGCGCCGTCGAGGAGGCCGGCCTCGTCTGGGTCGGCCCCCAGCCGCAGGTCATCGACGCGATGGGCCGCAAGGACCGTGCCCGCGCGATCGCCGAGGCTGCCGGCGTACCGGTGGTGCCGCGGGGCGAGGACGCAGCCACGGCGGAGCCCGACCAGGAGTGGGGCCCGGTCCTGGTGAAGGCGGCCGCGGGTGGCGGCGGCAAGGGCATGCGGGTCGTGCGCCGTGCGGACGAGCTCCCGGCGGCGATGGAGGCCGCGGCTCGGGAGGCCGCCAAGGCGTTCGGCGACGACACCCTCCTCATCGAGAAGTACGTCGAGCGCGGCCGCCACATCGAGGTCCAGGTCTTCGGTGACACCCGCGGCAACGTCGTCCACCTCTTCGAGCGCGACTGCTCTCCGCAGCGCCGGCACCAGAAGGTCCTCGAGGAGGCACCCGCGCCGACGCTCACCGAGGCCCAGCGGACCCTCGTCACGACCAGCGCCGTCGCCCTCGCGCGGCAGGTGGGCTACCAGGGGGCCGGCACGGTCGAGTTCCTGCTCGACGCGGCCAGCGGAGCGGCGTACTTCCTGGAGATGAACACGCGCCTCCAGGTCGAGCACCCGGTGACCGAGGAGGTGGTCCGGGTCCGCGGTGAGCGCCTCGACCTGGTCGCCCTGCAGCTCCGGATCGCCGACGGCGAGCCGCTCGGGTTCACGCAGGACGACGTGACCGTCGAGGGCCACGCCATCGAGGCCCGGGTGTACGCCGAGGACGCCTGGGGCGGCTTCCTCCCGCAGGCCGGCACCGCGACTTACGTCAGCTGGCCCGGCACGAGGCCCGTCTCGGCACGAGGCTCGTCTCGGCGCGGCACGAGCCCCGTCTCGGCGCGGCACGAGCCCCGTCTCGGCGCCTCGGGCGAGGGGGCACGGGTGCGTGTCGACCACGCCCTCGCGTCGGGGCAGGTCGTCGGCACGGGCTTCGACCCGATGCTCGGCAAGGTCATCGCCGTGGGCACGGACCGCGAGGAGGCCCGCCGGACCCTCGTGGCGGCCCTCGACGACACGGTGGTCCTCGGGCTGACCACCAACACCGGCTTCCTGCGGCACCTCGCCGCGTCCGACGCCTTCCGCGACGCCGAGGTCGACACGGCCTGGCTCGACCGCACCGAGCTCGCGCGGCCCGATGACACCCGCGCCCGCCTCGCCGCGGGATGGGCCGCCCAGCGCGCCGAGGCCGAGCGCTACCCGAGCGCGCTGCGCCCCGACGGGTGGCGCGACGGCGGTCCCGCGGCTCCCGTCGTCCGGCACGGGGTCGAGGTGCCCTCCCGTGACCCGCACCTGCCGGCGTGCGTCCGGCTGGGGCGCGACCGTGACGAGGTCGTGCTGGAGGGCGAGCGGTTCGTCCTCGAGCACCCTGGTGCCGACCGTGACCACGCGGTCGCGGCTGGCGGTGACGTGCTCGCGCCGATGCCCGGCACCGTGCTCGCCGTCCGGGTGGAGGTGGGCCAGCAGGTGGCGAGGGGCGACGTCCTGGGCGTGCTCGAGGCGATGAAGATGGAGCTCAGCCTGACCGCGCCGTTCGACGGGACCGTGACGGAGGTCGCGGCGACACCCGGCGCGCAGGTCGCCCTCGGGGCCCGGCTCTTCGAGGTGGTTGGGGCAGAATCCACGGCATGA
- a CDS encoding iron-containing redox enzyme family protein yields MVLSASSAHRSPSLPKPRGPLSEALASALVRARTGSAWPDQGGPDDAALSLWILYELSYRGYAEVDDRLELDPGLVGLRRSLEDELEQRRLRARWPGPPAYEGGFAEAFFAMVAADDGPSLARFVQREATADQVVELVQHGSLYRLKEADPFTFALPRLPAPARAALAELQYDEYGGGRPDRMHAHLYAAGMAALGLDAGEGGYVDEAPLEVLEQNNAMSLFGLTRRLRGACVGHLAAFEATSSLPCRQIAQGMERLGMPAEMRAYYEEHVEADAVHEQLAVRMVCEPLIAAEPDTEDDVWFGAWTCLDLEARLARRLLATWDAA; encoded by the coding sequence ATGGTCCTCTCTGCTTCCTCCGCCCACCGCTCCCCGTCGCTGCCCAAGCCCCGCGGACCCCTGAGCGAGGCGCTCGCGTCCGCCCTCGTGCGCGCCCGGACGGGGTCTGCCTGGCCGGACCAGGGCGGACCGGACGACGCGGCGCTGAGCCTGTGGATCCTGTACGAGCTCTCCTACCGGGGGTACGCCGAGGTCGACGACCGCCTCGAGCTCGACCCGGGCCTCGTGGGCCTGCGCCGTTCGCTCGAGGACGAGCTGGAGCAGCGGCGGCTGCGCGCGCGGTGGCCGGGGCCCCCGGCATACGAGGGCGGGTTTGCGGAGGCGTTCTTCGCCATGGTCGCCGCGGACGACGGCCCGTCGCTGGCCCGGTTCGTGCAGCGCGAGGCCACCGCCGACCAGGTGGTCGAGCTCGTCCAGCACGGGTCCCTCTACCGGCTCAAGGAGGCGGACCCGTTCACGTTCGCGCTCCCGCGGCTGCCGGCACCGGCGCGGGCAGCCCTCGCCGAGCTCCAGTACGACGAGTACGGCGGCGGCCGGCCGGACCGCATGCACGCGCACCTCTATGCCGCCGGGATGGCGGCCCTCGGCCTCGACGCGGGGGAGGGTGGCTACGTGGACGAGGCGCCCCTGGAGGTGCTGGAGCAGAACAACGCGATGAGCCTGTTCGGCCTCACGCGCCGCCTCCGCGGCGCGTGCGTCGGCCACCTGGCGGCGTTCGAGGCGACCAGCTCGCTGCCCTGCCGCCAGATCGCGCAGGGCATGGAGCGCCTCGGGATGCCCGCCGAGATGCGTGCCTACTACGAGGAGCACGTCGAGGCGGACGCGGTGCACGAGCAGCTGGCCGTGCGGATGGTCTGCGAGCCGCTGATCGCCGCGGAGCCGGACACGGAGGACGACGTGTGGTTCGGCGCGTGGACCTGCCTGGACCTGGAGGCCCGGCTGGCCCGGCGCCTGCTGGCGACGTGGGATGCGGCATGA
- a CDS encoding class I SAM-dependent methyltransferase produces MSETPSARWFDEWTEAQRTEYADRFRKLAASGTDIDGEARMVDAIAGRGSRILDAGCGAGRLSAYLAAHGHEVLGVDIDPLLVAAGRELYPGLPLQELDLRDVSPALGSFDIVASAGNVMVYLEPGSERSVLEALASVLRPGGRAVFGFATDRAYTHDQLDLDAASVGWTREARWATWELDPFSTDATWAVSLYRG; encoded by the coding sequence ATGAGCGAGACCCCTTCCGCGCGCTGGTTCGACGAGTGGACCGAGGCACAGCGGACCGAGTACGCCGACCGCTTCCGCAAGCTCGCGGCGAGCGGCACCGACATCGACGGCGAGGCCCGGATGGTCGACGCGATCGCCGGGCGCGGGTCGCGGATCCTCGACGCCGGGTGCGGCGCCGGGCGGCTCTCGGCGTACCTGGCGGCGCACGGGCACGAGGTGCTCGGTGTCGACATCGACCCGCTCCTGGTCGCGGCGGGCCGCGAGCTCTATCCCGGGCTCCCGCTGCAGGAGCTGGACCTGCGCGATGTCTCGCCGGCGCTGGGCTCCTTCGACATCGTGGCGAGCGCCGGCAACGTCATGGTCTACCTCGAGCCGGGCTCGGAGCGATCCGTCCTGGAGGCACTGGCCTCGGTGCTGCGGCCCGGCGGGCGTGCGGTCTTCGGGTTCGCGACCGACCGCGCCTACACCCACGACCAGCTCGACCTCGACGCGGCGAGCGTCGGCTGGACCAGGGAAGCCCGGTGGGCGACCTGGGAGCTCGACCCGTTCAGCACCGACGCGACCTGGGCGGTCAGCCTCTACCGGGGGTGA
- a CDS encoding TetR/AcrR family transcriptional regulator: MAGTRRDEILQIAATLFARRGYHGVSVAELGKACGTSGPALYKHFASKEAMLAEMLVGTSDELLRVGRSRSRDAATPHEAISRLVDWHIDFALRHRALIVVQDRDWSSLPDDAREQVRSVQRKYVELWARQLRGTQPTLKPVEARARVHAAFGLLNSTPHSALLPDDAMRSTLREMALRALGVVG; encoded by the coding sequence ATGGCCGGCACCCGACGCGACGAGATCCTGCAGATCGCGGCGACCCTCTTCGCGCGCCGCGGCTACCACGGCGTCTCGGTCGCCGAGCTCGGCAAGGCCTGCGGCACCAGCGGGCCCGCCCTCTACAAGCACTTCGCCTCCAAGGAGGCGATGCTCGCCGAGATGCTCGTCGGCACCAGCGACGAGTTGCTGCGCGTGGGCCGCTCGCGCTCCCGCGACGCCGCGACCCCGCACGAGGCGATCAGCCGCCTCGTCGACTGGCACATCGACTTCGCGCTGCGGCACCGCGCACTCATCGTGGTCCAGGACCGCGACTGGTCCTCGCTGCCCGACGACGCACGCGAGCAGGTCCGTTCCGTCCAGCGGAAGTACGTCGAGCTCTGGGCGAGGCAGCTCCGGGGCACGCAGCCGACTCTCAAGCCGGTCGAGGCACGCGCACGGGTCCACGCGGCGTTCGGGCTGCTGAACTCCACCCCGCACAGTGCCCTGCTCCCCGACGACGCGATGCGGTCGACCCTGCGCGAGATGGCGTTGCGCGCGCTCGGCGTCGTGGGCTGA
- a CDS encoding glutathione peroxidase, protein MSILDTKIALLDGTPSTLGEITGGRAALLVNVASKCGLTPQYETLEKLHEEYTARGFTVIGFPCNQFGGQEPGTSEEIKEFCSMTYGVTFPLTEKIDVNGEDRHPIYDALVKTPDEKGEAGDIRWNFEKFVIAPDGAIIARFSPQVVPDDPQVVAVIDALV, encoded by the coding sequence GTGAGCATCCTGGACACGAAGATCGCCCTCCTCGACGGCACGCCCTCCACGCTCGGCGAGATCACCGGCGGGCGCGCCGCCCTGCTGGTCAACGTCGCCTCGAAGTGCGGCCTGACCCCGCAGTACGAGACCCTCGAGAAGCTGCACGAGGAGTACACCGCCCGCGGCTTCACCGTCATCGGCTTCCCGTGCAACCAGTTCGGCGGCCAGGAGCCCGGCACGTCGGAGGAGATCAAGGAGTTCTGCTCCATGACCTACGGCGTCACGTTCCCGCTCACCGAGAAGATCGACGTCAACGGCGAGGACCGCCACCCGATCTACGACGCCCTCGTGAAGACGCCCGACGAGAAGGGCGAGGCCGGCGACATCCGCTGGAACTTCGAGAAGTTCGTCATCGCCCCCGACGGCGCGATCATCGCCCGCTTCAGCCCGCAGGTCGTGCCGGACGACCCGCAGGTGGTCGCGGTCATCGACGCGCTCGTCTGA
- a CDS encoding EcsC family protein, whose amino-acid sequence MGLGSIVGRRLAPRVQKLVPNVTHNFVREAMDKAITGVGPLRPAVRAAEKQLADEQGDAVAAAKDIVRVHVAYASAQGFVTNIGGLMTAIAAVPANITGLTLIQVRMIAEIAHVHGHDLNDVKVRRAVVTALLGEDAIRKAVKKKQLPGTPYELATGPSFKPELEAALSLEIATELITRVAGRRLATTVGKRVPVLGGVVGLTADGFATWQLGRYAAREFARGATLAP is encoded by the coding sequence ATGGGACTCGGAAGCATCGTCGGCCGCCGGCTCGCCCCGCGCGTGCAGAAGCTCGTGCCGAACGTGACGCACAACTTCGTCCGCGAGGCGATGGACAAGGCGATCACCGGAGTGGGACCGCTGCGCCCGGCTGTGCGCGCGGCCGAGAAGCAGCTGGCCGACGAGCAGGGTGACGCCGTCGCCGCCGCGAAGGACATCGTCCGGGTGCACGTCGCCTATGCGAGTGCGCAGGGCTTCGTCACCAACATCGGCGGGCTGATGACGGCGATCGCGGCGGTTCCCGCCAACATCACCGGGCTCACCCTGATCCAGGTGCGGATGATCGCCGAGATCGCGCACGTGCACGGCCACGACCTCAACGACGTCAAGGTACGCCGCGCCGTCGTCACCGCGCTCCTGGGCGAGGACGCGATCAGGAAGGCCGTGAAGAAGAAGCAGCTGCCCGGCACGCCGTACGAGCTGGCGACGGGGCCGAGCTTCAAGCCCGAGCTGGAGGCGGCGCTCAGCCTCGAGATCGCCACCGAGCTGATCACGCGCGTGGCCGGCCGCCGTCTCGCGACGACGGTCGGCAAGCGTGTCCCCGTGCTCGGCGGCGTCGTCGGACTGACCGCAGACGGCTTCGCCACGTGGCAGCTGGGCCGCTACGCCGCACGGGAGTTCGCGCGCGGCGCGACGCTGGCCCCCTGA
- a CDS encoding CDGSH iron-sulfur domain-containing protein yields MSADVVLCPGGPMLLRGTHVVADEDGVEHTTSRPVSAVCRCGRSAARPWCDGTHKVLPEELRP; encoded by the coding sequence ATGAGCGCGGACGTCGTCCTGTGCCCGGGCGGACCGATGCTCCTGCGGGGCACGCACGTGGTCGCGGACGAGGACGGGGTCGAGCACACCACCTCTCGCCCCGTCTCCGCGGTCTGCCGGTGCGGCAGGTCGGCGGCGCGGCCGTGGTGCGACGGCACGCACAAGGTGCTTCCCGAGGAGCTGCGGCCCTAG
- a CDS encoding carboxyl transferase domain-containing protein — protein MTTSPTLRELTAELRERLAAVRAGGAGGSASARARHTERGKLLVRERVERLLDPGSPFLELSPLAADGVYDFEAGSAGIVTGIGRVSGRLCVVIANDATVKGGTYYPMTVKKHLRAQAVSAQNHLPAIALVDSGGGFLPMQDEIFPDREHFGRIFFNQANASARGIPQIAAVMGSCTAGGAYIPAMSDETVIVRNQGTIFLGGPPLVKAATGEVVTAEELGGGDVHARTSGVADHLAEDDEHALDILREIVATFPQRAGGVPTPWDVEPVEEPLLDPETLYDVVPTDTRQPYDVREVIRRIVDGSRFQEFKKLYGETLVCGFAHIHGHPVGIVANNGILFSESSLKGAHFIELCNQRRIPLLFLQNITGFMVGKEYENRGIARDGAKLVTAVACSTVPKFTVVIGGSFGAGNYGMCGRAYDPRFLWMWPNARISVMGGEQAASVLATVKRDGIEAAGNAWSSEDEEAFKAPIRAMYDEQGSAYYSTARLWDDGVIDPADTRRVLGIALEAASHAPVEAPSYGVFRM, from the coding sequence GTGACGACCTCTCCCACCCTCCGTGAGCTGACGGCTGAGCTGCGCGAGCGCCTGGCCGCCGTCCGCGCCGGCGGTGCCGGTGGCTCCGCGTCCGCGCGGGCCAGGCACACCGAGCGCGGCAAGCTGCTGGTCCGTGAGCGCGTCGAGCGGCTGCTCGACCCCGGCAGCCCGTTCCTCGAGCTCAGCCCGCTGGCCGCCGACGGCGTCTACGACTTCGAGGCGGGCAGCGCCGGCATCGTCACCGGCATCGGACGCGTCTCCGGCCGGCTGTGCGTGGTCATCGCCAACGACGCCACGGTCAAGGGCGGCACCTACTACCCGATGACGGTGAAGAAGCACCTGCGCGCGCAGGCCGTCTCCGCGCAGAACCACCTGCCGGCGATCGCCCTGGTCGACTCGGGTGGCGGCTTCCTCCCGATGCAGGACGAGATCTTCCCGGACCGTGAGCACTTCGGCCGGATCTTCTTCAACCAGGCCAACGCGAGCGCGCGTGGCATCCCGCAGATCGCTGCGGTCATGGGTTCCTGCACCGCGGGTGGCGCCTACATCCCGGCGATGTCCGACGAGACCGTCATCGTCCGCAACCAGGGCACGATCTTCCTCGGTGGCCCGCCGCTGGTGAAGGCCGCGACCGGCGAGGTGGTGACCGCGGAGGAGCTCGGTGGCGGTGACGTCCACGCCCGCACCTCGGGTGTCGCAGACCACCTGGCCGAGGACGACGAGCACGCACTCGACATCCTGCGCGAGATCGTCGCGACCTTCCCCCAGCGCGCCGGCGGCGTGCCGACGCCGTGGGACGTCGAACCCGTCGAGGAACCTCTCCTCGACCCCGAGACCCTCTACGACGTCGTGCCGACCGACACCCGCCAGCCGTACGACGTGCGCGAGGTGATCCGGCGGATCGTCGACGGCAGCCGCTTCCAGGAGTTCAAGAAGCTCTACGGCGAGACGCTCGTCTGCGGCTTCGCCCACATCCACGGCCACCCGGTCGGCATCGTCGCCAACAACGGCATCCTCTTCTCCGAGTCGAGCCTCAAGGGGGCGCACTTCATCGAGCTCTGCAACCAGCGCCGGATCCCGCTGCTCTTCCTCCAGAACATCACCGGCTTCATGGTGGGCAAGGAGTACGAGAACCGTGGCATCGCGCGGGACGGCGCGAAGCTGGTCACGGCCGTCGCCTGCTCGACGGTGCCGAAGTTCACCGTCGTCATCGGCGGCTCCTTCGGCGCGGGCAACTACGGCATGTGTGGGCGCGCCTACGACCCGCGCTTCCTGTGGATGTGGCCGAACGCGCGCATCTCCGTGATGGGTGGGGAGCAGGCCGCATCGGTCCTCGCCACCGTGAAGCGCGACGGCATCGAGGCCGCCGGCAACGCCTGGAGCAGTGAGGACGAGGAGGCCTTCAAGGCCCCCATCCGCGCGATGTACGACGAGCAGGGCTCGGCGTACTACTCGACCGCACGCCTGTGGGACGACGGCGTCATCGACCCGGCCGACACGCGCCGCGTGCTCGGCATCGCGCTGGAGGCGGCCTCGCACGCCCCGGTCGAGGCACCCTCCTACGGCGTCTTCCGAATGTGA
- the aat gene encoding leucyl/phenylalanyl-tRNA--protein transferase, whose translation MREHLRVTSPVEPPRSPWHFPDPAREPDWADDDLVAIGADLAPGTLLAAYRSGLFPMPLDEDDPMGWFSPQQRGVLPLDGLRVTSSLRKSCRHFEIRVDTAFEEVMRACGDPDREGFWITDEFIAAYTALHELGWAHSVEAWRDGELAGGLYGVAIGGLFAGESMFHRQRDASKVALVGLVDLLTAAGADPYADQRLLDVQWRTDHLATLGVVEVPRATYLRRLRQALKLPLPAALG comes from the coding sequence ATGCGGGAGCATCTACGTGTGACGAGTCCGGTCGAGCCTCCGCGGTCCCCGTGGCACTTCCCCGACCCAGCGCGCGAGCCCGACTGGGCCGACGACGACCTGGTGGCGATCGGCGCCGACCTCGCGCCCGGCACCCTGCTCGCGGCGTACCGCTCGGGGCTCTTCCCGATGCCGCTGGACGAGGACGACCCGATGGGCTGGTTCTCGCCGCAGCAGCGTGGCGTGCTGCCCCTCGACGGCCTGCGGGTGACGTCGTCGCTGCGGAAGTCCTGCCGGCACTTCGAGATCCGGGTGGACACGGCGTTCGAGGAGGTCATGCGGGCGTGCGGTGACCCGGACCGGGAGGGCTTCTGGATCACCGACGAGTTCATCGCGGCGTACACCGCGCTGCACGAGCTCGGCTGGGCGCACTCGGTGGAGGCATGGCGCGACGGCGAGCTCGCCGGCGGGCTCTACGGCGTGGCGATCGGGGGGCTCTTCGCCGGGGAGTCGATGTTCCACAGACAGCGCGACGCCTCCAAGGTGGCGCTGGTCGGCCTCGTGGACCTGCTCACCGCCGCCGGCGCCGATCCGTACGCCGACCAGCGGCTGCTCGACGTGCAGTGGCGCACCGACCACCTCGCGACGCTCGGTGTCGTCGAGGTCCCGCGGGCGACGTACCTCCGGCGCCTGCGGCAGGCCCTGAAACTGCCGCTGCCGGCCGCCCTCGGGTGA
- a CDS encoding DEAD/DEAH box helicase → MGFVPVTGPASFRLGEPPRESVIAFTDAASPRTVELPIRAALPVLTRARVDDSAHGSVGLIGGAVVLGMRLVADGRFEPSPDGPWWQPAELAADEEDRLARLAESRAHEGMDAAAAEGLARRVIAAVVDAMPRSAPSGSAASLVAGPDAGGSTGPGLRPGGARRSTRRGDPEAFQARLAERLARIRADGGPVPDERPNLVSLSLRVEAAEEELVCGAVRLVLQVHDERNPLHLCDASLLWTDRLASGFGPRAVAHTGVALRAAAEAWPVLHRLQELRVPDEITLDTDELVSLLTDGVGALREIGVDVLWPRVLGRDLVASTVLEPAQRVRRSGEGGDGSQREEALQDSPFGTEKLFAFNWRISLAGEPLTDDEMDQLASAAAPVIKLRDQWIVVDPEIARKARKRLVRTVPAPVAVAAALSGVVQVDERPVGVAIGATLEKVRAQLVGAATRPPVEAPAGLDAALRDYQRHGLTWLAELTSLGLGACLADDMGLGKTLQVIALHLHRAAAAPTLVVCPTSLLANWEAEIRRFAPGVAVRRFHGGARDLAGAHGFVLTTYGTMRNAAADLAQVDWDLVVADEAQHIKNPATTTARALRTIPSAARVALTGTPIENELTELWAILDWATPGLLGSRNAFRKAWAQPIESGVDPGVTARFADLVGPFVLRRRKSDPGVAPELPPKTETDHLVGLTREQTVLYEALVRDSMERIERADPDTRRGLVLAMLTGLKQICNHPAHYLRQANPRLTGRSEKFDLLDELLGTILAEDGAVLLFTQYVAMGRLLEAHLTKAGVPHQFLHGSTSVAERAAMVARFQDGEVPVFVLSLKAGGTGLNLTRADHVVHVDRWWNPAVEEQATDRAYRIGQTKPVQVHRIVAEGTIEERIAALLAAKRSLAESVLSGGESALTELSDAELRDLVELRPRP, encoded by the coding sequence GTGGGGTTCGTCCCGGTCACCGGCCCGGCGTCGTTCCGGCTCGGGGAGCCGCCGCGCGAGAGCGTCATCGCGTTCACGGACGCGGCCTCACCCCGCACCGTCGAGCTGCCGATCCGCGCCGCGCTGCCGGTGCTCACGCGCGCGCGGGTCGACGACAGTGCGCACGGGTCGGTGGGGCTGATCGGCGGCGCCGTCGTGCTGGGCATGCGGCTGGTCGCCGACGGTCGTTTCGAGCCGTCTCCGGACGGACCGTGGTGGCAGCCGGCCGAGCTGGCTGCGGACGAGGAGGACCGCTTGGCCCGCCTCGCGGAGTCGCGCGCCCACGAGGGGATGGACGCCGCTGCCGCCGAGGGGCTGGCCCGGCGGGTGATCGCGGCGGTCGTCGATGCCATGCCGCGCTCGGCTCCGTCCGGGTCCGCTGCCTCGCTCGTGGCGGGCCCGGACGCGGGCGGCTCGACCGGTCCCGGCCTGCGTCCGGGAGGTGCACGGCGTTCCACGCGCCGGGGAGACCCGGAGGCGTTCCAGGCGCGGCTCGCGGAGCGCCTCGCGAGGATCCGTGCCGACGGGGGCCCCGTGCCCGACGAGCGCCCCAACCTGGTCTCGCTGTCGCTGCGCGTCGAGGCTGCGGAGGAGGAGCTCGTCTGCGGTGCGGTGCGCCTGGTGCTCCAGGTCCACGACGAGCGCAACCCCCTTCACCTCTGCGACGCGTCACTGCTCTGGACCGACCGGCTCGCGAGCGGCTTCGGTCCGCGGGCGGTCGCTCACACAGGGGTCGCGCTGCGGGCAGCGGCTGAGGCGTGGCCGGTGCTGCACCGGCTCCAGGAGCTGCGGGTTCCCGACGAGATCACGCTCGACACCGACGAGCTGGTCTCCCTGCTGACCGACGGCGTCGGAGCCCTGCGCGAGATCGGTGTCGACGTGCTCTGGCCGCGCGTCCTGGGCCGCGACCTGGTCGCTTCGACGGTGCTCGAGCCGGCACAGCGGGTGCGCCGTTCGGGCGAGGGTGGCGACGGGAGCCAGCGCGAGGAGGCGCTGCAGGACAGCCCCTTCGGCACCGAGAAGCTCTTCGCGTTCAACTGGCGGATCTCGTTGGCGGGCGAGCCGCTGACCGACGACGAGATGGACCAGCTGGCGAGCGCCGCGGCCCCGGTGATCAAGCTGCGTGACCAGTGGATCGTGGTGGATCCCGAGATCGCACGGAAGGCGAGGAAGCGGCTGGTCCGCACCGTGCCGGCTCCCGTCGCCGTCGCCGCGGCCCTGTCGGGTGTCGTGCAGGTCGACGAGCGCCCGGTCGGCGTCGCGATCGGGGCGACCCTGGAGAAGGTGCGGGCGCAGCTTGTCGGCGCCGCCACCCGCCCCCCGGTCGAGGCGCCCGCCGGGCTCGACGCCGCGCTGCGCGACTACCAGCGCCACGGCCTGACCTGGCTCGCCGAGCTGACCTCCCTCGGGCTGGGTGCCTGCCTCGCCGATGACATGGGTCTCGGCAAGACCCTCCAGGTGATCGCGCTACACCTGCACCGTGCCGCGGCAGCGCCCACGCTCGTGGTCTGCCCGACGTCGCTGCTGGCCAACTGGGAGGCCGAGATCCGGCGCTTCGCCCCCGGGGTCGCCGTACGCCGCTTCCACGGCGGGGCCCGCGACCTCGCCGGCGCCCACGGCTTCGTGCTCACGACGTACGGGACGATGCGCAACGCGGCAGCGGACCTCGCGCAGGTCGACTGGGACCTGGTCGTGGCCGACGAGGCGCAGCACATCAAGAACCCCGCCACCACGACCGCGCGGGCGCTGCGCACGATCCCGTCGGCCGCCCGGGTCGCGCTGACCGGCACGCCGATCGAGAACGAGCTGACCGAGCTGTGGGCGATCCTCGACTGGGCGACGCCCGGCCTGCTCGGGTCGCGCAACGCCTTCCGCAAGGCGTGGGCGCAGCCGATCGAGTCGGGTGTCGACCCCGGGGTGACGGCGCGGTTCGCCGACCTGGTCGGTCCGTTCGTGCTGCGGCGCCGCAAGTCCGATCCCGGCGTCGCCCCCGAGCTGCCGCCCAAGACCGAGACCGACCACCTGGTCGGCCTGACCCGTGAGCAGACGGTGCTCTACGAGGCGCTCGTCCGCGACTCGATGGAGCGCATCGAACGGGCCGACCCGGACACACGTCGCGGGCTCGTGCTCGCGATGCTCACGGGCCTCAAGCAGATCTGCAACCACCCTGCGCACTACCTGCGGCAGGCCAACCCGCGGTTGACCGGCCGGTCGGAGAAGTTCGACCTGCTCGACGAGCTGCTCGGCACGATCCTCGCCGAGGACGGCGCCGTCCTGCTCTTCACGCAGTACGTCGCCATGGGCCGGCTGCTCGAGGCGCACCTGACGAAGGCCGGGGTGCCGCACCAGTTCCTCCACGGGTCGACCTCGGTGGCCGAGCGGGCGGCGATGGTCGCGCGCTTCCAGGACGGCGAGGTGCCGGTCTTCGTCCTCTCGCTCAAGGCGGGCGGCACCGGCCTCAACCTGACCCGCGCCGACCACGTCGTCCACGTCGACCGCTGGTGGAACCCCGCCGTGGAGGAGCAGGCCACCGACCGCGCCTACCGGATCGGCCAGACGAAGCCCGTGCAGGTGCACCGGATCGTCGCCGAGGGCACGATCGAGGAGCGGATCGCCGCCCTGCTGGCGGCGAAGCGGTCGCTGGCCGAGTCGGTGCTCAGCGGCGGAGAGAGCGCCCTGACGGAGCTGTCCGACGCAGAGCTGCGCGACCTCGTCGAGTTGAGGCCCCGTCCATGA